In Halorubellus sp. JP-L1, one DNA window encodes the following:
- a CDS encoding secretion system protein — MSGTERTVRFLAKLYPYEVEASQELIESLAFVESPVDARTVVRSGYGAGIVTLLVVLPLLALPIPLWGVFLFSFIAALGAIQVVHSFPRLLAAFRRTRALGETPDLIGRAVLRMQIQPSTETAIRFAAETGYGPLAKSLQAHIDQSLGTAESGLLSFADEWAEEFPALRRSAHLLSTAEDAPEGERGRTLERSLHAVLTGTREQMADFTEQIRGPTTALYAFGVMLPLALVALLPAMRMADIRPGIGAYVLLYDVLLPTMLVVTSVWLLQRRPAAFPPPQVTRSHPDVNQNLALIALAAGGSAAAAFASVQAFAVGYLAPIVALGIGPGVALYLYFKPIKSVGDHVRAIEKHLVDALYLVGRQVSEGESVEAGLEQAADKVPAETGDLFEQAAGVQRRLHVDVDEAFNGAYGALNDVPSPRANGTAALLSIASNEGKPAGRAVVAMADHLEELQEVEREAKRQLSMVTGTLDQTASFFGPIIAGATIALSKVIESRSQGASLSMSGSAEVASGSVDAAGQAANSAGAASSQATVAFPTESLAIVVGAYVLMMSVILTTLSVGLKHGLDRTLVGCAVGKALFTAMLLFTGTFLLTNGLIG, encoded by the coding sequence ATGTCCGGAACGGAGCGCACCGTCCGGTTCCTCGCGAAACTGTACCCATACGAGGTCGAAGCGAGCCAGGAGCTGATCGAATCGCTGGCGTTCGTCGAGTCGCCCGTGGACGCGAGAACCGTCGTCCGGAGCGGCTACGGTGCCGGCATCGTGACGCTGCTGGTGGTCCTTCCGCTGCTGGCGCTCCCGATTCCCCTCTGGGGCGTGTTCCTGTTCTCGTTCATTGCCGCTCTCGGCGCGATCCAGGTCGTTCACTCGTTCCCGCGTCTCCTCGCCGCGTTCCGGCGAACGCGAGCGCTCGGTGAGACGCCCGACCTCATCGGGCGGGCGGTCCTCCGGATGCAGATCCAGCCCTCGACTGAGACGGCGATTCGGTTCGCGGCGGAGACGGGGTACGGGCCGCTCGCGAAGAGCCTGCAGGCGCACATCGATCAGTCCCTCGGCACGGCCGAATCCGGACTGCTCTCGTTCGCGGACGAATGGGCGGAGGAGTTCCCGGCACTTCGCCGGTCCGCGCACTTGCTCTCCACCGCCGAAGACGCACCGGAGGGCGAACGCGGCCGGACGCTCGAACGGTCGCTGCACGCCGTGCTCACCGGGACTCGCGAGCAGATGGCGGACTTCACCGAGCAGATCCGTGGCCCGACGACTGCGCTCTACGCGTTCGGCGTGATGCTCCCGCTGGCGCTCGTCGCGCTCCTCCCCGCGATGCGTATGGCGGACATCCGGCCGGGTATCGGCGCGTACGTCCTGCTCTACGACGTCCTCCTGCCGACGATGCTCGTGGTGACGAGCGTGTGGTTACTGCAGCGGCGACCCGCTGCGTTCCCGCCGCCGCAAGTCACTCGCTCCCATCCGGACGTGAATCAGAACCTCGCGCTCATCGCGCTCGCCGCCGGCGGGTCCGCAGCGGCCGCGTTCGCGAGCGTGCAGGCGTTCGCCGTCGGGTACCTGGCACCGATCGTGGCACTGGGGATCGGGCCGGGAGTCGCACTCTACCTCTACTTCAAGCCGATCAAGTCGGTCGGCGATCACGTTCGCGCCATCGAGAAGCACCTCGTGGACGCGCTCTACCTCGTCGGCCGACAGGTGTCGGAGGGCGAATCGGTCGAAGCGGGCCTAGAGCAGGCCGCGGACAAGGTCCCGGCCGAGACCGGCGACCTGTTCGAGCAGGCTGCGGGCGTGCAACGTCGACTGCACGTCGACGTCGACGAGGCGTTCAACGGAGCGTACGGCGCGCTCAACGACGTTCCGAGTCCGCGAGCGAACGGGACGGCAGCGCTGCTGTCTATCGCGTCGAACGAGGGGAAGCCAGCGGGCCGGGCGGTGGTCGCGATGGCGGACCACCTGGAGGAACTCCAGGAGGTCGAGCGGGAGGCGAAACGACAGCTCTCGATGGTGACGGGAACGCTCGATCAGACGGCGTCGTTCTTCGGGCCGATCATCGCCGGTGCGACCATCGCACTGAGTAAGGTCATCGAATCGCGGAGTCAAGGTGCGAGCCTGTCGATGTCGGGTAGTGCGGAGGTCGCATCCGGGAGCGTGGACGCGGCGGGGCAGGCGGCGAACTCGGCGGGCGCGGCGAGTTCGCAAGCCACTGTGGCGTTCCCGACGGAGAGCCTGGCCATCGTCGTCGGCGCGTACGTCCTCATGATGTCCGTCATCTTGACGACGCTCTCGGTCGGTCTCAAGCACGGACTCGACCGGACGCTCGTCGGGTGCGCAGTCGGGAAGGCGCTGTTCACCGCGATGCTGTTGTTCACGGGGACGTTCCTCCTCACGAACGGCCTCATCGGTTGA
- a CDS encoding type II/IV secretion system ATPase subunit, producing MSEEENASDDSSMLERLGLNAVADWFGSSDSAADCACTVSIDGTTAHVDASDCDGDLATADACRRTAISGMTERSIERIFVESQGLQHRYAGDGVRVLSAAAEFHRLVENRDERLAELVQVDPLAVAERIETRVGPIAEIGRQSGLTRAADGIESLEAALDPGVGLSVGHYFVRQSIDDGARLEDMESLDTGSEARVYERPNSVPLYAVDVVDTSLSAKQRTLLLECYEAIANGKVTGERAASRALEYVTDESVEPRLAAVVSKHTQGYGILEDLFADPRVTDVYVTSPVGENPLRVVVDGQSMTTNVHLTPEGGGALASRIRKISGRAFSRAQPTVDATATLDRGTGVRVAGVKSPVAEGTAFAFREQAEDRFTLPELVANGTMPSEAAAFLSVAIQRNAAALIAGTRGAGKTTLLGTLLYELTPDTRTVVIEDTPELPVTQLQNVDRDVQALRTGTGDGPEITAADALRTALRLGDGALVVGEIRGEEAEVLYEAMRVGANANAVLGTIHGDGAEDVYERVVSDLGVEPSSFGATDLVVTVQAYRTPDGRKRRLSAIEEVIVDDDGIRFAPLYEIDGDQAVSTDRVDRGKSRFLNRLTGPAESYADLRADVAERAAELEDIAADRRTAPSEVAAAYATRGQ from the coding sequence ATGAGCGAGGAAGAGAACGCTTCTGACGATTCGTCGATGCTCGAACGCTTGGGCCTGAACGCGGTCGCGGACTGGTTCGGGTCGTCCGATTCGGCCGCGGACTGTGCGTGCACGGTCTCCATAGACGGCACGACGGCGCACGTGGACGCGAGCGATTGCGACGGCGACCTCGCGACCGCGGACGCCTGTCGCCGAACGGCCATCTCGGGGATGACCGAGCGGTCCATCGAGCGCATCTTCGTCGAGTCACAGGGCCTCCAGCATCGATACGCTGGCGATGGCGTGCGGGTGCTCTCCGCCGCTGCCGAATTCCACCGGCTCGTCGAGAACCGCGACGAACGGCTCGCGGAGCTCGTGCAAGTCGACCCGCTCGCCGTCGCGGAACGGATCGAGACGCGCGTCGGGCCGATCGCTGAGATCGGTCGCCAGTCCGGGCTGACGCGTGCGGCGGACGGCATCGAGAGCCTCGAAGCCGCACTCGACCCCGGGGTCGGGTTGAGCGTCGGGCACTACTTCGTCCGGCAATCCATCGACGACGGTGCGAGGCTCGAGGACATGGAGTCCCTCGACACCGGGAGCGAAGCCCGCGTGTACGAACGCCCGAACAGCGTTCCGCTGTACGCGGTCGACGTCGTGGACACGTCGCTGTCGGCGAAACAACGGACGCTCCTGCTCGAATGCTACGAAGCGATCGCGAACGGGAAAGTGACGGGTGAGCGGGCGGCGTCTCGCGCGCTGGAGTACGTGACGGACGAATCGGTGGAACCGCGCCTCGCTGCGGTCGTCTCGAAGCACACGCAAGGGTACGGCATCCTCGAGGACCTCTTCGCGGATCCGCGAGTCACGGACGTGTACGTGACGTCCCCCGTCGGCGAGAACCCGCTCCGGGTCGTGGTCGACGGGCAGTCGATGACGACGAACGTTCACCTGACGCCGGAGGGTGGCGGTGCGCTCGCGTCCCGCATCCGGAAGATAAGCGGGCGTGCGTTCTCTCGCGCGCAGCCGACCGTCGACGCGACGGCGACGCTGGACCGTGGGACCGGCGTCCGCGTCGCGGGCGTGAAATCCCCGGTCGCCGAAGGGACGGCGTTCGCCTTCCGCGAACAGGCCGAGGACCGGTTCACGCTCCCCGAGCTCGTCGCGAACGGAACGATGCCGTCGGAAGCGGCGGCGTTCCTGTCGGTGGCGATCCAGCGGAACGCCGCGGCACTCATCGCGGGGACTCGTGGTGCGGGGAAGACGACGCTGCTCGGAACGCTCCTGTACGAGCTGACGCCGGATACGCGAACGGTCGTCATCGAGGACACGCCCGAACTGCCGGTCACGCAACTCCAGAACGTCGATCGGGACGTGCAGGCGCTCCGGACGGGGACGGGAGACGGTCCGGAGATCACTGCGGCGGATGCACTCCGGACGGCGCTCCGGCTCGGTGACGGGGCGCTCGTCGTCGGCGAGATCCGCGGCGAGGAAGCGGAGGTGCTGTACGAGGCGATGCGCGTCGGTGCGAACGCGAACGCGGTGCTCGGGACGATTCACGGGGACGGCGCGGAGGACGTGTACGAACGCGTCGTCTCCGACCTCGGCGTCGAGCCGTCGTCGTTCGGCGCGACCGACCTCGTCGTGACCGTGCAAGCGTACAGGACGCCCGACGGCCGGAAACGACGGCTTTCCGCGATCGAGGAGGTGATCGTGGACGACGACGGTATCCGGTTCGCGCCGCTCTACGAGATCGACGGTGACCAGGCGGTGTCGACGGACCGCGTGGACCGCGGGAAGAGCCGGTTCCTGAACCGGTTGACGGGTCCGGCGGAGTCGTACGCGGACCTCCGCGCCGACGTCGCCGAACGCGCCGCGGAACTCGAGGACATCGCCGCGGACAGGCGGACCGCTCCGTCCGAGGTCGCTGCCGCGTACGCGACGCGAGGTCAGTGA
- a CDS encoding ATP-binding protein has translation MTFVLGRGDDEDDDRPTGYLGTYRALDGSSGAPLHLDLDGPHASLVVGKRGYGKSFTLGVVAEELARGYGVAPVVVDPMGVFTTLAEPAEDDANPVPADVISNPSVTPNSLDPRSWCALLDLAPESGAGGLVWQAAQSADSIAGMREHVAQADAKEADERAAKNHLDLADAWDVFDPDGLDAADLASSAVTVVDVSGLDHAPMNAVCRGIGEALYRARIDEEIERLPWLLLDEAHAFFDGVAEAALEMILTRGRAPGVSIVMATQRPSVVPEVAISQSDVIISHRLTSTTDLDALRSAQPTYMDGGLDERMPTVPGEVLIVDDATETVHTAKIRWRDTPHGGDDPNASDADV, from the coding sequence GTGACGTTCGTACTTGGCCGCGGTGACGACGAGGACGACGACCGACCGACCGGGTACCTCGGGACGTACCGGGCGCTCGACGGGAGTAGCGGCGCACCGCTACACCTCGACCTTGACGGCCCGCACGCCTCGCTCGTCGTCGGGAAGCGCGGATACGGGAAGTCGTTCACGCTCGGCGTCGTCGCGGAGGAACTCGCGCGCGGCTACGGCGTCGCGCCGGTCGTCGTCGACCCGATGGGCGTGTTCACCACGCTCGCGGAGCCCGCCGAGGACGACGCGAACCCCGTGCCCGCGGACGTGATTTCGAACCCGTCGGTCACGCCGAACTCGCTCGACCCGCGCTCGTGGTGCGCGCTCCTCGACCTCGCGCCCGAGAGCGGCGCTGGCGGTCTCGTCTGGCAGGCCGCGCAGTCCGCGGACTCGATCGCGGGGATGCGCGAGCACGTCGCGCAGGCGGACGCGAAGGAAGCCGACGAGCGAGCGGCGAAGAACCACCTTGACCTCGCTGACGCCTGGGACGTCTTCGACCCCGACGGTCTCGACGCCGCCGACCTCGCGAGCTCGGCGGTGACCGTCGTCGACGTCTCCGGCCTGGATCACGCCCCGATGAACGCGGTCTGCCGCGGTATCGGCGAAGCGCTCTATCGGGCGCGCATCGACGAAGAGATAGAGCGACTCCCGTGGTTGCTCCTGGACGAGGCGCACGCGTTCTTCGACGGCGTCGCCGAGGCCGCCCTCGAGATGATCCTGACGCGAGGGCGCGCACCGGGCGTGAGTATCGTGATGGCGACGCAGCGGCCGAGCGTCGTCCCCGAGGTAGCGATCTCGCAGTCCGACGTCATCATCTCGCATCGACTGACGTCCACGACGGACCTCGACGCCCTCCGGTCCGCGCAACCGACGTACATGGACGGCGGGCTCGACGAACGGATGCCGACCGTACCGGGCGAGGTCCTCATCGTCGACGACGCGACCGAGACGGTTCACACGGCGAAGATCCGCTGGCGCGATACGCCCCACGGCGGGGACGATCCGAACGCGAGCGACGCGGACGTCTGA